A window of Bacteroidales bacterium genomic DNA:
TTGCCATATTATTTGTATCCCTTCAGGTATATCCTTAAGTGAATCTGCAATACTTTGGTTAATAGTTCTTGCGCCTAAACTTCCTCCTATCGCAAGTATTGTTTTTTTATTTTTGTCGAGGCCGAAATATTCTATTGCCTCGTCACGCGATACGTTTTGTGTTAGATTTTTACGAACGGGATTTCCGGTTATTATAATATTCTCTTCTGGAAAGAATCTCTCCATTCCTTCGTATGCTACGCATATTGCCTTAGCCTTTTTTGCCAACAATTTATTTGTAACTCCTGCATAAGAGTTTTGTTCTTGTATTACTGTTGGTATTCCCATACTTGCTGCACTCCATAGTGTTGGTCCACTTGCGTAACCTCCTACTCCTACTGCTACATCGGGAGAGAACTCTTTTATTATCTTTTTTGCGAGTTTCAAACTTTTAAATAGTTGTGCTATTACTTTGAAGTTCTTAAAAAGATTTGTTCTGCTCAATCCGCTGATAGGTATTCCTATAATTTTATATCCTGCTGAGGGTACTTTCTCCATCTCCATTCTTCCTTCTGCTCCTACGAAAAGTATTTCTGCATCTGGAAGTTTGTTTTTTATTGCGTCGGCTATTGATATTGCAGGGAAAATGTGTCCTCCTGTTCCTCCTCCGCTAACTATTATTTTAAGATTCTCTTTCATAGTTTTCTTCAAGATTTGGGTTTGTCTCCTCTATATTATTTTCTGTTTTTTTATCATTGGTATTATTTAGTCCTAATGCTGTGTGACTAATGTTTAGCATTATTCCAAAATATACTCCTGTGAATACTGCCGATGATCCTCCATTACTGATTAGCGGTAATGGTTGTCCTGTTACTGGCCCTACGCCTGTTGCTACCATCATATTTAGTAATGCTTGGAATACAAGTCCTAATGCAAGTCCCATCATTAAGAATGCAGGGAATGCGTGAGTACATTTCCGCGTTATATAGTATGTCCTAAATAGTAGTGACAGGTACAGTCCCATAACAACTAATCCTCCTAATATACCATACTCTTCTAATACTATGGCAAAGATGAAATCAGAATCTGCGTGAGGAAGGGTATTTCGTTCAATACTATTACCAGGGCCTAACCCTATTCCTTTTCCATTAGCAATTGCCATATATGAGTGATGCGATTGATAGTATTTTTTATCTTCGGTATCCTTTTCATATTCTGGAATATCATTTTCTGAGAAGAATCCTGCTATTCTTGAGTTCCATAGGTTTGCCCTAT
This region includes:
- the murG gene encoding undecaprenyldiphospho-muramoylpentapeptide beta-N-acetylglucosaminyltransferase, which gives rise to MKENLKIIVSGGGTGGHIFPAISIADAIKNKLPDAEILFVGAEGRMEMEKVPSAGYKIIGIPISGLSRTNLFKNFKVIAQLFKSLKLAKKIIKEFSPDVAVGVGGYASGPTLWSAASMGIPTVIQEQNSYAGVTNKLLAKKAKAICVAYEGMERFFPEENIIITGNPVRKNLTQNVSRDEAIEYFGLDKNKKTILAIGGSLGARTINQSIADSLKDIPEGIQIIWQSGKFYDKEASEAIKRVGEVAVKQSAFITRMDLAYAVADLVISRAGASSISELCLLGKPAILVPSPNVAEDHQTKNAMALAEKDAAILIPDSEAINSLMNQAFKLVEDDIRLKNMSTNIKTLAEEDSANRIAEIVINIANNKK